A section of the Pygocentrus nattereri isolate fPygNat1 chromosome 18, fPygNat1.pri, whole genome shotgun sequence genome encodes:
- the urm1 gene encoding ubiquitin-related modifier 1 isoform X2: MRASQHPPPLARVLLVSQPLQSPPETGAVPLLFGYMSLTVCRLALDGDMKQLLAWIRGNLLKERPELFVQGDTVRPGILVLINDADWELMGELEYQLQDKDNIVFISTLHGG; the protein is encoded by the exons ATGAGGGCTTCCCAGCACCCCCCTCCCCTCGCTCGTGTTCTCCTGGtctctcagccactgcagaGCCCACCAGAGACTGGAGCTGTCCCCCTTCTTTTCGGATACATGAGCCTGACAGTCTGCCGGCTAGCGCTGGACG GGGACATGAAGCAGCTGCTGGCGTGGATTCGAGGGAACCTGCTGAAGGAGAGGCCTGAGCTTTTTGTGCAGGGAGACACCGT GAGACCTGGTATTCTCGTATTGATCAACGATGCAGACTGGGAGCTAAtg GGTGAGCTAGAGTACCAGCTTCAGGACAAGGACAACATAGTGTTCATCTCAACGCTTCATGGAGGTTAA